A portion of the Sandaracinobacteroides saxicola genome contains these proteins:
- a CDS encoding class I SAM-dependent methyltransferase, with protein sequence MSKRDDIPPAYHNVAQHGVFPVASHDERARFNFLANLNKHVAMALGPGNAKAYERRVLPAFRAEHGREPKDRFEIRHAMNADPYHRFWSALKRNNMEMRQQNGRSMVIRQLGELNARARQWNEGRDTLELDPGVAVPRYQAAVDIHCMPGSYHGEVVPGDVSAGANYDCGIFVTTGGGLGALSDGGGQALVKWIARERPGWVPKRILDIGTTIGHNAVPLAVAFPDSEVIAIDTAAPSLRYGHARAQSMGVRNIRFVQANAEELGRFPDGHFDWVQTTMFLHETSGKALPRIIDESYRLLSDGGLMFHLEQPAYTDDMPLFEQFMRDWDAFNNNEPFWSAMHALDLPAVFRRAGFADADLFEAKVRAVVDTSVFPSHREEEVEDFGRAAVWHAYGAWKNSASLRMAAE encoded by the coding sequence TGGCGAGCCATGACGAGCGGGCGCGGTTCAATTTCCTGGCCAACCTGAACAAGCATGTGGCGATGGCGCTGGGGCCGGGCAATGCGAAGGCCTATGAGCGCCGCGTGCTGCCGGCCTTCCGTGCCGAGCATGGCCGCGAGCCGAAGGACCGGTTCGAGATCCGCCATGCGATGAATGCCGATCCCTATCACCGCTTCTGGAGTGCGCTGAAACGCAACAACATGGAGATGCGGCAGCAGAACGGCCGCAGCATGGTGATCCGCCAGCTGGGCGAGCTGAACGCCCGCGCGCGCCAGTGGAACGAGGGGCGCGACACGCTGGAGCTGGACCCGGGCGTGGCGGTGCCGCGCTACCAGGCGGCGGTCGACATCCACTGCATGCCGGGCAGCTATCATGGCGAGGTGGTGCCGGGGGATGTCAGCGCCGGCGCCAATTATGACTGCGGGATTTTCGTGACGACCGGCGGCGGGCTGGGCGCGCTGTCCGACGGTGGCGGGCAGGCGCTGGTGAAGTGGATCGCCAGGGAACGGCCGGGCTGGGTGCCGAAGCGCATCCTGGATATCGGCACCACCATCGGCCACAATGCCGTGCCGCTGGCGGTGGCGTTTCCGGACAGCGAAGTCATTGCCATCGACACCGCGGCGCCGTCGCTGCGCTATGGCCATGCCCGGGCGCAGTCGATGGGGGTCAGGAACATCCGCTTCGTGCAGGCCAATGCCGAGGAATTGGGCCGCTTTCCGGACGGGCATTTCGACTGGGTGCAGACGACGATGTTCCTGCACGAGACCAGCGGCAAGGCGCTGCCGCGCATCATCGACGAGAGTTATCGCCTGCTGAGCGACGGCGGCCTGATGTTTCATCTGGAGCAGCCGGCCTATACCGACGACATGCCGCTGTTCGAACAGTTCATGCGCGACTGGGATGCCTTCAACAACAATGAGCCTTTCTGGTCGGCGATGCACGCGCTGGACCTGCCGGCCGTGTTCCGGCGGGCGGGGTTTGCCGATGCCGACCTGTTCGAGGCGAAGGTGCGCGCGGTGGTGGATACCTCGGTCTTTCCCAGCCACAGGGAAGAGGAGGTCGAGGATTTCGGCCGGGCGGCGGTGTGGCATGCCT